One segment of Xanthomonas oryzae pv. oryzae DNA contains the following:
- a CDS encoding ferredoxin--NADP reductase has protein sequence MSSAFGAETVLEVRHWTDAYFSFTTTRDAGFRFENGQFVMIGLETETRPLLRAYSIASANWEEHLEFFSIKVPDGPLTSRLQHIQPGDKVLVGKKPTGTLLISDLHPGRNLYLLGTGTGLAPWLSIIKDPETYERFDKVILTQGVRFVQDLAYRDYFERELPQHEFLGDLLREKLLYYPAVTREAFANQGRLTELLADGRMQQTLGLPTLDPANDRFMICGSPQMLTDLRTLLDSRGFQTSPRIGTPGHYVFERAFVEK, from the coding sequence ATGTCTTCCGCTTTTGGCGCCGAAACGGTGCTTGAGGTCCGTCATTGGACCGATGCCTACTTCAGCTTCACCACGACCCGCGATGCCGGCTTCCGCTTCGAAAACGGGCAGTTCGTGATGATCGGGCTGGAAACCGAAACGCGCCCGCTGCTGCGTGCGTATTCGATCGCCAGCGCCAATTGGGAAGAACATCTGGAGTTCTTCAGCATCAAGGTGCCGGACGGCCCGCTGACCTCGCGGCTGCAGCACATCCAGCCTGGCGACAAGGTGCTGGTCGGCAAGAAACCCACCGGCACGCTGCTGATCAGCGATCTGCATCCGGGTCGCAATCTGTACCTGCTGGGCACTGGTACCGGCCTGGCGCCGTGGCTGTCGATCATCAAGGACCCGGAAACCTACGAGCGCTTCGACAAGGTGATCCTCACCCAGGGCGTGCGCTTCGTGCAGGATCTGGCCTACCGCGATTACTTCGAACGCGAATTGCCGCAGCACGAATTCCTCGGCGATTTGCTGCGCGAGAAATTGCTGTACTACCCGGCGGTCACGCGCGAAGCCTTCGCCAATCAAGGCCGTTTGACCGAGCTGCTGGCCGATGGCCGCATGCAGCAGACACTCGGGTTGCCGACGCTGGATCCGGCCAACGACCGCTTCATGATCTGCGGCAGCCCGCAAATGCTGACCGACCTGCGCACCCTGCTCGATAGCCGCGGTTTCCAGACCTCGCCGCGCATCGGCACGCCGGGGCATTACGTATTCGAGCGTGCGTTCGTCGAGAAGTGA
- a CDS encoding glutathione peroxidase, with amino-acid sequence MSDLSTFEFTDLEGRTQTMRDYAGKVLLVVNVASKCGFTPQYAGLQALWQRYRERGLVVIGFPCDQFGHQEPGDAAQIRQFCSLDYAVDFPLAEKIEVNGSGAHPLWQWLKHEQRGVLGSEAIKWNFTKFLIGRDGRVLERYAPTTKPEALAADIERALDA; translated from the coding sequence ATGAGCGATCTCTCCACCTTTGAATTCACCGACCTTGAGGGTCGCACGCAGACGATGCGCGACTACGCCGGCAAGGTGCTGCTGGTGGTGAATGTGGCATCCAAATGCGGCTTTACGCCGCAGTACGCCGGCTTGCAGGCCTTATGGCAACGCTATCGCGAGCGCGGGCTGGTAGTCATCGGATTTCCGTGCGATCAGTTTGGGCATCAAGAGCCAGGTGATGCGGCGCAGATCCGCCAATTTTGCTCGCTCGACTACGCAGTGGATTTTCCGCTGGCCGAAAAAATCGAGGTCAACGGCAGCGGCGCGCATCCGCTGTGGCAATGGCTCAAGCACGAACAACGCGGCGTGCTCGGCTCCGAGGCGATCAAGTGGAATTTCACCAAATTCCTGATCGGCCGCGACGGCCGCGTGCTGGAACGTTATGCGCCCACGACCAAGCCGGAAGCATTGGCCGCAGATATCGAGCGTGCATTGGACGCATGA
- a CDS encoding biotin--[acetyl-CoA-carboxylase] synthetase: MRKRIQNLRAAGFDIEGRAGDGYRLDMPLYLLDARLPQAGKGSARR, translated from the coding sequence ATGCGGAAGCGCATCCAGAATCTGCGTGCGGCCGGTTTCGACATCGAAGGGCGAGCCGGCGACGGTTATCGCCTGGACATGCCGTTGTATCTGCTGGATGCCCGTCTCCCACAGGCGGGAAAGGGGAGCGCGCGTCGATAG
- a CDS encoding RNA polymerase sigma factor → MNDLDPVVTVSDGICALLPRLRRFARAIAGHPADADDLLQVAIERALRHCAQWRPETPLQYWLFGIIRHAWLDEVRAQRRRRQLFVSAAEGEQVGDSPMERQQEWMAVQAAMAQLPDEQRWPIALVLIEGLSYRDAAAVLEIPIGTLTSRLARGREALQALLEEKS, encoded by the coding sequence ATGAACGATCTTGATCCTGTGGTAACCGTCAGCGACGGCATCTGCGCACTGCTCCCGCGACTTAGGCGCTTCGCACGCGCGATTGCCGGCCATCCGGCCGATGCCGACGATCTGCTGCAGGTGGCGATCGAACGGGCGTTGCGTCATTGCGCGCAGTGGCGGCCGGAAACGCCGCTGCAATACTGGCTGTTTGGCATCATCCGTCATGCATGGCTCGATGAAGTGCGCGCGCAGCGGCGCAGACGCCAGCTGTTCGTCAGCGCCGCAGAAGGAGAACAGGTCGGCGACAGCCCGATGGAGCGCCAGCAGGAGTGGATGGCGGTACAGGCGGCAATGGCGCAGTTGCCCGACGAGCAACGGTGGCCGATCGCCTTGGTATTGATCGAAGGGTTGTCGTATCGGGACGCTGCAGCGGTCCTGGAAATCCCGATCGGCACCCTGACCAGTCGCCTGGCACGCGGCCGCGAAGCGCTACAGGCGTTATTAGAGGAAAAATCGTGA
- a CDS encoding anti-sigma factor family protein translates to MKDIDESTLLAYADGALTPDQAGRVEAVLAADPQRAADVRQLQQVKARLRNGYASVLEEPIPAHLLDAARQRPPALPQTSVVTATAPIQAPATRQHATRRWAVPTSIAAALLIGFWLWQRQPAQPAPSALLAEQGHDASGTLALALDRQLSGEQQGKIRMGLSFRAHDGRYCRSFSLQSSHAGLACRQGERWRIEAVSPLQPQRNDSELRMASSTLPAALLDAIDARIDGQALDAEGERSARARHWR, encoded by the coding sequence GTGAAGGACATCGACGAATCCACGCTGCTGGCCTACGCAGACGGCGCGTTGACACCCGACCAGGCCGGACGCGTCGAGGCCGTGCTCGCGGCAGATCCGCAGCGGGCCGCCGACGTGCGTCAGTTGCAGCAGGTCAAAGCGCGACTGCGTAACGGCTATGCATCGGTGCTCGAAGAACCCATCCCGGCGCACTTGCTGGATGCGGCGCGACAGCGCCCGCCGGCCTTACCACAGACGTCTGTCGTCACCGCCACTGCTCCCATCCAAGCGCCGGCGACGCGGCAGCACGCAACGCGGCGTTGGGCCGTGCCCACTTCCATCGCGGCCGCGCTGCTGATCGGCTTCTGGCTCTGGCAACGCCAGCCGGCGCAGCCCGCGCCGTCTGCCCTGCTGGCCGAGCAAGGACATGACGCCAGCGGTACACTTGCGCTGGCGCTGGACCGTCAGCTTTCCGGCGAGCAGCAGGGCAAGATTCGTATGGGCCTGAGTTTTCGCGCGCACGATGGACGCTATTGCCGAAGCTTTTCGCTGCAATCCAGCCACGCTGGATTGGCCTGTCGTCAGGGTGAGCGTTGGCGCATCGAAGCAGTTTCGCCACTGCAGCCGCAACGCAACGACAGCGAGTTGCGCATGGCCTCCAGCACACTGCCGGCCGCCTTGTTGGATGCCATCGATGCCCGCATCGACGGTCAGGCCCTAGACGCCGAAGGCGAGCGTAGTGCGCGCGCGCGCCACTGGCGTTGA
- a CDS encoding MarR family winged helix-turn-helix transcriptional regulator produces the protein MSSFDPTASRVDHTCIRYPAFPREPAVLVRLIKHIYKRLHTHGCTLLKPYGISPPEYEILMMLYGTPAQAITPTEVAEAASEKPANITRLTDQLCEKGLITRSSSPDDRRKIVLTLLPAGLALIESLLPDVRTLVNAETASMSEAEQVRLEKLLKKLLDGVDAISE, from the coding sequence ATGAGTAGTTTCGATCCAACCGCAAGTCGCGTGGACCACACCTGCATCCGTTATCCGGCGTTCCCGCGGGAGCCGGCAGTGCTGGTGAGACTGATCAAGCATATCTACAAGCGACTGCATACGCATGGCTGCACGCTGCTCAAGCCGTATGGCATCAGCCCGCCGGAATACGAGATTCTGATGATGCTTTATGGCACACCAGCGCAAGCGATTACGCCGACCGAGGTAGCCGAAGCCGCCAGCGAAAAACCGGCCAACATTACCAGGCTCACCGATCAGCTGTGCGAAAAGGGGCTGATTACGCGTTCGAGTAGCCCGGACGATCGACGCAAAATCGTATTGACGTTGCTGCCTGCGGGGTTGGCCTTGATCGAAAGCCTGTTGCCTGATGTCCGCACGTTGGTGAATGCAGAAACGGCCAGCATGAGCGAGGCAGAGCAAGTGCGTTTGGAGAAGCTGTTGAAGAAGCTGCTTGATGGTGTGGACGCGATCTCCGAATGA
- a CDS encoding GNAT family N-acetyltransferase, protein MIASCLAQAMREMSTVHAEHDLAGQRFNIGTDGHRAELAYRREGEIMTITHTQVPDAIGGRGIAAVLVAAALDYARQSGLKVVPACSYADAYVRQHPQFQDLLA, encoded by the coding sequence ATGATCGCTTCCTGCTTGGCGCAGGCAATGAGAGAGATGTCGACAGTGCACGCAGAGCACGATCTGGCCGGGCAGCGTTTCAATATAGGCACCGATGGACATCGCGCCGAGCTGGCGTATCGCCGCGAGGGTGAGATCATGACCATCACCCACACGCAGGTGCCCGACGCCATCGGCGGACGCGGTATCGCGGCAGTCCTGGTGGCGGCTGCTCTGGACTATGCACGCCAAAGCGGTCTGAAAGTGGTGCCGGCCTGCAGCTATGCCGATGCCTACGTGCGGCAACATCCGCAATTTCAGGATCTGCTGGCTTGA
- a CDS encoding rhomboid family intramembrane serine protease has translation MITLILIAITGIVSWMAFNNRKLSDRLILWPPAVDKHKQYDRLVTYGFIHADLGHLVFNMVTLFFFGRVIESVMAQLTGSVLTYPLFYLAALAVSILPSYLKNQKNPNYLSLGASGAVSAVLFAFILLQPWTIILVLFIPAPAIIYAVFYVGYSLWMDRCGGDRINHSAHLAGAAFGVMFMLIMEPRVWQVFLEQLSNPRFG, from the coding sequence ATGATTACCCTGATCCTGATCGCCATCACCGGCATCGTCTCTTGGATGGCGTTCAACAACCGGAAGTTGAGCGACCGGCTGATCCTGTGGCCGCCGGCGGTGGACAAGCACAAGCAATACGACCGGCTGGTGACCTACGGCTTCATCCATGCCGACCTGGGGCACCTGGTCTTCAACATGGTGACGCTGTTTTTCTTCGGCCGGGTGATCGAGAGCGTGATGGCTCAGCTCACCGGCAGCGTGCTGACCTATCCGTTGTTCTATCTGGCTGCACTGGCGGTCTCGATCCTGCCGAGCTACCTGAAGAATCAGAAGAATCCGAATTACCTCAGCCTGGGCGCATCCGGCGCGGTCTCGGCGGTGTTGTTCGCCTTCATCCTGCTGCAGCCATGGACGATCATCCTGGTGCTGTTCATTCCGGCACCGGCGATCATCTATGCGGTGTTCTACGTCGGCTACAGCCTGTGGATGGACCGCTGTGGCGGCGATCGCATCAACCACAGCGCGCATCTGGCCGGTGCCGCGTTCGGTGTGATGTTCATGCTGATCATGGAGCCGCGCGTGTGGCAGGTGTTTCTGGAACAGCTGTCCAATCCGCGCTTCGGCTGA
- a CDS encoding M14 family metallopeptidase, producing the protein MPRFTRLALRLLLLTSTSAALAATPLSTQAERSGFVQTGRYDEVIALCDAFAQRSPQAVRCIQFGTTPEGRPMKALVASTSGALDAQSAAQQKLPVVLIQGGLHAGEINGKDAGFLALRELLDGKAGKGVLDKLVWVFVPVFTVDGHERCGAWNRPTQRGTEQMGWRTTAQNFNLNRDDVKADAPEMQAMLQLVQQWDPLMYVDLHVTDGAKFEHDVPVQVEPAHAGDATLQRDGTRWRDAVLADLKKQGSLPLPYYPSFVHEDDPGSGFAHDVSPPRFSHGYFLLRNRFGMLVETHSWKDYPTRVRVTRNAIVSVLQQAARNDAQWRTDAVVADQRATHLAGTSEPLSFAAGPQARTVAFRGYAYTRTPSPISGALMTRYDESKPQIWKVPLRDQIKPDVVVDAPRGGYLVPAAQAALVSEKLRLHGIAFQTIGNAAERPVQTVRADTVTFAARSNESHQTVELSGQRRDETRTVPAGSLFVPIAQPKARLVMAMLEPQAPDSLLQWGFFTTAFERKEYMEAYVAEEVARDMLAKDDALKAQFEQRIASDSDFAKNPQARLEFFAKRHASWDERYQLYPLLRTAQTDFAPS; encoded by the coding sequence ATGCCCCGTTTCACCCGCCTGGCCCTGCGCCTGTTGCTGCTGACGTCCACCTCTGCCGCCCTGGCTGCCACGCCCCTGAGTACGCAGGCAGAGCGCAGCGGCTTCGTGCAGACCGGGCGCTACGATGAAGTCATTGCGCTGTGCGATGCGTTTGCGCAGCGCTCCCCCCAGGCGGTGCGTTGCATCCAGTTCGGCACCACGCCGGAAGGCCGGCCGATGAAGGCCTTGGTCGCCTCCACCAGTGGCGCGCTCGACGCCCAATCGGCCGCGCAGCAAAAACTGCCGGTGGTGTTGATCCAGGGCGGCCTCCATGCCGGCGAGATCAATGGCAAGGACGCGGGCTTTCTGGCACTGCGCGAGCTGCTCGACGGCAAGGCCGGCAAAGGCGTGCTCGACAAGCTGGTGTGGGTGTTCGTGCCGGTGTTCACCGTCGATGGGCATGAGCGCTGCGGTGCGTGGAACCGCCCCACTCAACGCGGCACCGAGCAGATGGGCTGGCGCACCACCGCACAGAACTTCAATCTCAATCGCGACGACGTCAAGGCCGACGCGCCGGAAATGCAGGCGATGTTGCAACTGGTGCAGCAGTGGGACCCGCTGATGTACGTGGACCTGCACGTCACCGATGGTGCCAAGTTCGAGCACGACGTGCCGGTGCAGGTGGAACCAGCGCATGCCGGCGATGCGACCTTGCAGCGCGATGGCACCCGCTGGCGCGACGCGGTGCTTGCCGATCTGAAAAAACAGGGCTCGCTGCCGCTGCCGTATTACCCGTCGTTCGTGCACGAAGACGACCCTGGCTCCGGCTTTGCACACGATGTGTCGCCGCCGCGTTTTTCGCACGGCTATTTCCTGCTGCGCAACCGCTTCGGCATGTTGGTGGAAACGCATTCGTGGAAGGATTACCCCACGCGCGTGCGAGTCACCCGCAATGCCATCGTCTCGGTGCTGCAGCAGGCTGCACGCAACGACGCGCAGTGGCGCACCGACGCAGTGGTTGCCGATCAACGCGCCACGCACCTGGCTGGCACGTCCGAGCCGTTGAGTTTTGCGGCCGGCCCGCAAGCGCGCACGGTCGCGTTTCGTGGCTACGCGTATACGCGCACGCCGTCGCCGATTTCCGGCGCGCTGATGACGCGCTACGACGAGAGCAAACCGCAAATCTGGAAGGTACCCCTGCGCGACCAGATCAAGCCCGATGTGGTGGTGGATGCCCCGCGCGGTGGCTATCTCGTGCCGGCGGCGCAAGCCGCCTTGGTAAGCGAAAAACTGCGCCTGCATGGCATCGCGTTTCAGACGATCGGCAATGCAGCGGAGCGCCCGGTGCAGACCGTCCGCGCCGATACCGTCACGTTCGCGGCACGCTCCAACGAAAGCCATCAGACCGTCGAACTTAGCGGCCAGAGGCGCGATGAAACCCGCACCGTGCCGGCTGGCTCGTTGTTCGTACCGATCGCGCAACCCAAGGCACGTCTGGTAATGGCGATGCTGGAACCGCAGGCACCGGATTCGCTGCTGCAGTGGGGCTTTTTCACTACCGCGTTCGAGCGTAAGGAATACATGGAAGCCTATGTCGCCGAAGAAGTGGCGCGCGACATGCTTGCCAAAGATGACGCATTGAAGGCGCAGTTCGAACAGCGCATCGCCAGCGATTCGGACTTTGCCAAAAATCCGCAGGCACGCCTGGAATTCTTCGCCAAGCGCCATGCATCGTGGGATGAGCGCTACCAGCTCTATCCGTTACTCCGCACCGCGCAGACCGACTTCGCGCCCAGTTGA
- a CDS encoding beta-glucosidase family protein, with protein sequence MGLGIALTAPLAAAQNAPSSQPWRDTALTADQRADRLLAQMTEDEEFQMLRSYLGLGTDKIPKPAGALGSAGYVPGIARLGIPAQQLADAGVGVTNPGGIRKGDYATAMPSVLSTASSWNRQLAYAGGKTMGRESWQQGFNVLLAGSVNLQRDPRNGRNFEYAGEDPLLAGTMVGESIRGVQSEHVLSTMKHFALNDMETRRNFHSAQIGEQAMHESDLLAFEIALKIGDPASVMCSYNKINGVYGCEHDYLLNQVLKQEWKYPGYVMSDWGGVHSGSKAALAGLDQESAGEVFDVAVFFDAPLRMAVSAGVVPRARFDDMVKRILRSLFAHGAFDYPTQRQPIDGKAGLLAAQHVAEAGSVLLRNEQAMLPVSQDVRRIAVIGGYADKGVMSGGGSSRVDVTINGGNAVPGITPTTWPGPVIIHPSSPLQALRAALPNAQIDYVDGKDRAAAARAAKAADVAIVFATQWATESVDLPDMRLPDNQDALIEAVAKANPKTTVVLETNGPVRMPWAERVPAVLQAWYPGIGGGEAIANLLTGTVNPSGHLPVTWPVDESQLPRPSIPGLGFKPAKPGEDTIDYAIEGANVGYKWFAAHKLTPRYPFGHGLSYTQFRMDGLRVEANGSQLTASFEVENIGQREGAAVPQLYVTLPDGHATPLRLIGWQKLTLKPGEKRSVQVVAEPKTLADFDAQARRWTIAAGTYRVQLARSASEPVQSAAVTLQAAQLP encoded by the coding sequence TTGGGTCTCGGCATCGCTTTGACTGCACCACTGGCAGCCGCGCAAAACGCGCCGTCCTCCCAGCCGTGGAGGGACACCGCATTGACTGCGGACCAGCGCGCCGACCGCTTGCTGGCGCAAATGACCGAAGACGAAGAATTCCAGATGCTGCGCAGCTATTTGGGCCTGGGCACCGACAAGATTCCCAAGCCTGCAGGCGCGCTGGGTTCGGCTGGCTACGTGCCCGGTATCGCAAGGCTGGGCATCCCCGCGCAGCAGCTGGCCGATGCCGGCGTGGGCGTGACCAACCCCGGCGGCATCCGCAAGGGCGACTACGCCACCGCAATGCCATCGGTTCTGTCGACCGCATCGAGCTGGAACCGGCAATTGGCGTATGCCGGTGGCAAGACCATGGGCCGCGAATCCTGGCAGCAGGGCTTCAACGTATTGCTCGCCGGCAGCGTCAATCTGCAGCGCGACCCGCGTAACGGACGCAATTTCGAATACGCGGGTGAAGATCCGTTGTTGGCCGGCACCATGGTCGGTGAATCGATTCGCGGCGTGCAAAGCGAACATGTGCTGTCGACAATGAAGCACTTCGCGCTCAACGACATGGAGACACGGCGCAACTTCCATAGCGCCCAGATCGGCGAGCAGGCGATGCACGAATCGGACCTGCTGGCCTTCGAGATCGCGCTGAAGATCGGCGACCCGGCCTCGGTGATGTGTTCGTACAACAAGATCAATGGCGTCTACGGCTGCGAGCACGATTACCTGCTCAACCAGGTGCTCAAACAGGAATGGAAATACCCCGGCTATGTAATGTCCGATTGGGGCGGCGTACACAGCGGCTCCAAGGCGGCGCTGGCGGGTCTGGATCAAGAATCGGCAGGCGAAGTGTTCGACGTGGCGGTGTTCTTCGATGCACCGTTGCGCATGGCGGTGTCTGCCGGCGTGGTGCCACGCGCGCGCTTCGACGATATGGTCAAACGCATCCTGCGCAGCCTGTTCGCGCATGGCGCGTTCGATTACCCGACCCAGCGCCAACCCATCGATGGCAAGGCCGGTCTGTTGGCTGCGCAGCATGTGGCCGAAGCAGGCAGCGTCTTGCTGCGCAACGAGCAGGCCATGTTGCCGGTGTCCCAGGACGTGCGCCGCATTGCCGTGATCGGCGGCTACGCCGACAAGGGCGTGATGTCCGGTGGCGGCTCCTCGCGCGTGGACGTCACCATCAACGGCGGCAACGCGGTGCCCGGCATCACCCCGACCACCTGGCCCGGCCCGGTGATCATCCACCCGTCCTCGCCGCTGCAGGCGCTGCGCGCGGCATTGCCGAACGCGCAGATCGATTACGTCGACGGCAAAGATCGCGCCGCTGCCGCACGCGCCGCCAAGGCGGCCGACGTGGCGATCGTGTTCGCCACCCAATGGGCCACCGAATCGGTGGACCTGCCGGATATGCGCTTGCCCGACAACCAGGACGCGCTGATCGAAGCGGTGGCCAAAGCCAACCCCAAAACCACCGTGGTACTGGAAACCAACGGGCCGGTGCGCATGCCGTGGGCCGAGCGCGTGCCGGCGGTGTTGCAAGCGTGGTATCCGGGCATCGGTGGCGGCGAGGCGATCGCCAATCTGCTGACCGGCACGGTGAATCCTTCCGGCCACTTGCCGGTGACCTGGCCGGTGGACGAATCGCAGCTGCCGCGCCCCTCGATTCCGGGCCTGGGCTTCAAACCGGCCAAGCCGGGCGAAGACACCATCGACTACGCCATCGAAGGCGCCAACGTCGGTTACAAGTGGTTCGCCGCGCACAAGCTGACCCCGCGTTATCCGTTCGGCCATGGCCTGTCGTACACGCAGTTCCGCATGGATGGACTGCGCGTGGAGGCGAACGGCAGCCAGCTCACCGCCAGCTTCGAAGTGGAAAATATCGGCCAGCGCGAAGGCGCCGCCGTGCCACAGCTCTACGTCACCCTGCCCGACGGCCACGCCACCCCGCTGCGGCTGATCGGCTGGCAGAAGCTCACGCTCAAGCCGGGCGAAAAGCGTAGCGTGCAGGTAGTAGCCGAGCCAAAGACGTTGGCCGACTTCGACGCCCAGGCACGTCGCTGGACGATTGCGGCGGGCACTTATCGCGTGCAACTGGCGCGCTCGGCGAGCGAACCCGTGCAGAGCGCAGCGGTCACGCTGCAAGCCGCGCAGTTGCCGTGA
- a CDS encoding putative bifunctional diguanylate cyclase/phosphodiesterase — protein sequence MTSLPASVESLLPPALDESTRLAVLRGLCLLDSPPDPVFDTVAAMAARSMGTEIALVSLVDEHRQWFKTRIGLEERETPRSQAFCTHAIRSDEVMVVLDARLDPRLCDNPLVLGPPFIRFYVGAPLKLRDGHSIGTLCAIGTSPREGLDAGAITQLEGLRDLAVLRVENLRSNTYRDGPTGLPNRSRFSEDLDTWLSQRDTAPATTAVAIDVCGSDYLRDMVKALGWEYADGYVSTAQRRLTAYLPGGTILYRLDPTTFGFLAQAEGQRLATLCTKVSKAFTEPLEHQGIPHTAVASIGAVSLQSSYGAADTIRSLTTSVDIARERCMPWSMYERKHDVAQRNTFRLLAALPAALDSNNQLRLHYQPRVDLHDHRCVGVEALLRWQHPLIGPVVPSDFIPMAEKTALINRITAWVIDNGIAQAARWQQQGLDFNLALNVSAADLDRPGFADLLQRGLDRYKLDPRRLEIEFTESAMIRHPEHLAEQLAAIAALGVHIAIDDFGTGYSNFSYLKQLPASALKIDQSFIRSLPDNRTDRTLVPAMIQLSHSLGQRVVAEGIESAEAYAHLRAWGCNEGQGYWIAKPMPAAALETWLETPWHEQHAAPVNQLAASLAAARV from the coding sequence ATGACTTCATTGCCCGCCTCCGTTGAATCTCTTCTTCCACCAGCGCTGGACGAGTCCACCCGGCTCGCAGTGCTGCGCGGCCTTTGCCTGCTGGATTCGCCGCCAGACCCGGTGTTCGACACCGTGGCCGCCATGGCAGCGCGCAGCATGGGGACGGAAATTGCGCTGGTATCGCTGGTGGACGAACACCGCCAGTGGTTCAAGACACGCATTGGCCTGGAAGAGCGGGAGACGCCACGCAGCCAGGCGTTCTGCACGCACGCGATCCGCTCGGACGAAGTGATGGTGGTACTGGATGCGCGGCTGGATCCGCGCTTGTGCGACAACCCGCTGGTGCTGGGGCCGCCATTCATTCGCTTCTATGTCGGCGCACCGCTGAAGCTACGCGATGGCCACAGTATCGGCACCTTGTGCGCCATCGGCACCAGCCCGCGCGAAGGACTGGATGCAGGGGCGATTACCCAGCTGGAAGGCCTGCGCGACCTGGCCGTGTTGCGCGTGGAAAACCTGCGCAGCAACACCTACCGCGACGGTCCGACCGGGCTACCCAACCGCTCGCGTTTCAGCGAAGACCTGGATACCTGGCTGTCGCAGCGCGATACCGCACCAGCCACCACGGCGGTGGCGATCGATGTGTGCGGCAGCGATTACTTGCGCGACATGGTCAAGGCGCTGGGCTGGGAATACGCAGATGGCTATGTCTCCACGGCACAGCGCCGGCTGACTGCCTATCTGCCCGGCGGCACCATCCTGTATCGGTTGGACCCCACCACCTTCGGCTTCCTGGCGCAGGCCGAAGGCCAGCGCCTGGCCACGCTGTGCACGAAGGTCTCCAAGGCGTTCACCGAGCCATTGGAACATCAAGGCATCCCGCATACCGCAGTGGCTTCGATCGGCGCGGTCTCGCTGCAGTCCAGCTACGGCGCCGCTGACACCATCCGCTCGCTGACCACCTCGGTGGATATCGCGCGCGAGCGCTGCATGCCGTGGAGCATGTATGAGCGCAAGCACGATGTTGCCCAGCGCAATACCTTCCGCCTGCTCGCTGCCCTGCCCGCCGCGCTGGACAGCAACAACCAGCTGCGTCTGCACTATCAACCGCGCGTGGATCTGCACGACCACCGCTGCGTGGGCGTGGAGGCATTGCTGCGCTGGCAGCACCCGCTGATCGGCCCGGTGGTGCCGTCGGATTTCATTCCGATGGCCGAGAAAACCGCGCTGATCAACCGCATCACCGCCTGGGTCATCGACAACGGCATCGCGCAGGCCGCGCGCTGGCAGCAGCAAGGCCTGGACTTCAATCTGGCCTTGAACGTGTCGGCTGCCGATCTGGATCGCCCCGGCTTTGCCGACCTGCTGCAGCGTGGCCTGGATCGCTACAAGCTGGACCCACGCCGGCTGGAAATCGAATTCACCGAAAGCGCAATGATCCGCCACCCCGAACACCTGGCCGAACAACTGGCCGCCATCGCAGCGCTGGGCGTACATATCGCCATCGACGACTTCGGCACTGGCTACAGCAATTTCAGCTATCTCAAGCAACTGCCGGCCAGCGCGTTGAAGATCGATCAATCCTTCATCCGCTCGTTGCCGGACAACCGCACCGACCGCACCCTGGTACCGGCGATGATCCAGCTTAGCCATAGCCTGGGCCAGCGCGTGGTCGCCGAAGGCATCGAATCGGCGGAGGCGTATGCGCACTTGCGCGCCTGGGGCTGCAACGAAGGCCAGGGGTATTGGATCGCCAAACCGATGCCGGCCGCCGCACTGGAAACCTGGTTGGAAACGCCGTGGCACGAGCAACATGCCGCACCGGTCAATCAGCTTGCCGCCAGCCTGGCGGCGGCACGCGTCTAA